Proteins encoded together in one Streptomyces sp. TLI_171 window:
- a CDS encoding type 1 glutamine amidotransferase domain-containing protein, whose protein sequence is MSKILFVMTGADHWTLKDGTPHPTGYWAEEVATPYRALRDAGHEIAVATPGGVVPPVDRGSLEPGANGGAEQAREVADTLAAMTELQHPLAIADVDLADWDAVLYPGGHGPMEDLSADADSGRLLTLALASAKPLAVVCHGSAALLAAVDQTGRNTFAGRRVAAFTDEEETLAGLADRAKWLLESRLTEAGLTVDTAAPWTPHVVVDGSLITGQNPASSGLLADELIKQLA, encoded by the coding sequence GATGACCGGCGCCGACCACTGGACCCTGAAGGACGGCACCCCGCACCCCACCGGCTACTGGGCCGAGGAGGTCGCCACCCCCTACCGCGCGCTGCGCGACGCCGGCCACGAGATCGCCGTCGCCACCCCGGGCGGCGTCGTCCCGCCGGTCGACCGGGGCAGCCTGGAGCCCGGTGCGAACGGTGGTGCCGAGCAGGCCCGCGAGGTCGCCGACACGCTCGCCGCCATGACCGAACTCCAGCACCCGCTCGCCATCGCCGACGTCGACCTCGCCGACTGGGACGCCGTCCTCTACCCCGGCGGCCACGGCCCGATGGAGGACCTCTCCGCCGACGCCGACTCCGGACGTCTGCTCACCCTCGCCCTGGCCTCCGCCAAGCCCCTCGCCGTGGTCTGCCACGGCTCCGCCGCGCTGCTCGCCGCCGTCGACCAGACCGGCCGGAACACCTTCGCGGGGCGCCGCGTCGCCGCCTTCACCGACGAGGAGGAGACCCTCGCCGGCCTCGCCGACCGCGCCAAGTGGCTGCTGGAGTCCCGCCTCACCGAAGCCGGCCTCACCGTCGACACCGCCGCCCCCTGGACCCCGCACGTGGTCGTCGACGGCAGCCTGATCACCGGTCAGAACCCGGCCTCCTCCGGCCTGCTCGCCGACGAGCTGATCAAGCAGCTGGCCTGA
- the drmB gene encoding DUF1998 domain-containing protein, with the protein MTPVPSRSRRRSLVSGPVRAARRLGEIRRAQLITTYGVGAMIAVDNESFLVRGIDSWDISQAPIVVEPRLSDQLHVNEFRLPPAPDPDRARDGVRAVRFPEWYSCPRCNALQPFRKFNSPAGKAECSTCQESLVPSRFVMACANGHLEDFPYWKWVHRGGERTEVTSCAGELTLTSTGSTASLRSVLIACSCGASASMEGSFRRQALKELGIRCGGRSPWLKDAPTEACTEQPRTLQRGSSSVWFPVAHSALSIPPWSEGHAKLAARLYSKLKDENAEAIRTYLRIEKVLARHPSYDPDEVVALIRQRRAAEDATTQTGERTEALSEELGSARTTLYRDEYRSLTVAHSENADEEQDFVCEPPVDPTGPVLDSHGLAQVMLVKRLREVRALQSFTRIEEPSPAVLPRHAPISNVRPSWLPAIEVRGEGVFLRLDADRLRDWEHLSGPVERASRVRENHDRLLRSRGTGSDRPMPRSHATPRFLLLHTLAHVLINEWSLDAGYPAAALRERLYVDDEMAGVLIYTATNDSAGSLGGIVAQGEPDRLDRSLRSALHRAGWCSNDPLCAETEAGGADGLNLAACHACVLLPETSCENNNILLDRAALVGALDGSAPGYF; encoded by the coding sequence ATGACCCCCGTTCCCTCGCGTAGCCGCCGTCGGAGCCTCGTCTCGGGGCCGGTGAGAGCGGCCCGTCGCCTCGGTGAGATCCGCCGCGCACAGCTGATCACCACCTACGGCGTCGGTGCCATGATCGCGGTCGACAACGAGTCCTTCCTCGTCCGCGGCATCGACTCCTGGGATATTTCCCAGGCCCCGATCGTCGTGGAGCCGCGGCTGTCCGACCAGTTGCATGTGAACGAGTTCCGGCTGCCGCCCGCGCCCGACCCGGACCGGGCGAGGGACGGCGTTCGGGCAGTGCGCTTCCCCGAGTGGTACTCCTGCCCGCGCTGCAACGCCCTGCAGCCCTTCCGAAAGTTCAACTCCCCTGCGGGAAAGGCCGAATGCTCGACCTGCCAGGAGAGCCTGGTGCCGTCGCGTTTCGTAATGGCCTGCGCAAACGGGCACTTGGAGGACTTCCCCTATTGGAAGTGGGTCCATCGCGGCGGCGAGCGGACCGAAGTCACCTCCTGCGCCGGAGAGTTGACCCTCACGTCGACCGGGTCGACCGCCTCACTCCGCTCCGTGCTGATCGCCTGTTCCTGCGGCGCCTCCGCATCGATGGAGGGGTCGTTCCGTCGCCAGGCCCTGAAGGAGTTGGGTATCCGCTGTGGAGGGCGGTCCCCTTGGCTGAAGGACGCACCGACAGAGGCATGCACCGAGCAACCGCGTACCTTGCAGCGCGGCTCCTCGTCCGTCTGGTTCCCGGTCGCGCACTCGGCATTGTCCATCCCCCCGTGGAGCGAGGGTCACGCAAAACTCGCCGCCCGCCTATACAGCAAGTTGAAGGACGAGAACGCCGAGGCCATTCGTACCTACCTACGCATCGAGAAGGTTCTGGCGCGCCACCCCTCCTACGATCCCGACGAGGTCGTCGCGCTGATCCGGCAGCGACGCGCGGCGGAGGACGCGACCACGCAAACGGGGGAACGGACGGAGGCATTGTCGGAGGAGCTCGGTTCGGCACGTACGACGCTCTATCGGGACGAGTACCGCAGCCTCACCGTTGCGCATTCCGAGAACGCAGACGAGGAACAGGACTTCGTCTGCGAGCCCCCCGTCGATCCGACCGGGCCCGTACTGGACTCGCACGGCCTGGCACAGGTGATGCTCGTGAAGCGCCTGCGCGAGGTTCGGGCGCTCCAGTCGTTCACCCGGATCGAGGAGCCCAGTCCGGCCGTACTGCCTCGACATGCGCCGATCTCGAACGTGCGGCCGAGCTGGCTTCCCGCCATCGAGGTCCGGGGCGAGGGGGTGTTCCTGCGACTGGACGCTGATCGACTCCGGGATTGGGAACATTTGTCCGGCCCGGTCGAACGGGCGAGTCGGGTGCGCGAGAACCACGACAGACTGCTGCGCAGTCGCGGCACCGGCTCGGATCGGCCGATGCCCCGGTCCCACGCCACTCCGCGCTTCCTGCTCCTGCACACGCTGGCTCATGTCCTGATCAACGAGTGGAGCCTGGATGCCGGCTATCCGGCGGCCGCACTTCGCGAGCGTTTGTACGTGGACGACGAGATGGCAGGCGTCCTGATCTACACCGCGACCAACGACTCGGCGGGCAGTCTGGGCGGCATCGTCGCCCAGGGCGAGCCGGACCGGTTGGACCGCTCGCTCCGGTCGGCTCTGCATCGAGCCGGCTGGTGCTCGAACGATCCGCTGTGCGCGGAGACCGAGGCGGGTGGCGCGGACGGTCTCAACCTCGCGGCCTGCCACGCCTGTGTACTGCTGCCCGAGACCAGCTGCGAGAACAACAACATCCTGCTCGACCGGGCGGCGCTGGTCGGAGCGCTCGACGGGTCCGCACCGGGCTACTTCTGA
- a CDS encoding UvrD-helicase domain-containing protein yields the protein MSAFVEEHPLTAEQQTVVDQPWDARVLVTAGAGAGKTYTLVRRLDALVEREELEAGEILVLSFSRAAVRELTERIERHATAAQRVRVQTFDAWAAALLARAYPEPDWSTVDFDGRIEAAIEAIDHGAVEVGEHGVPAHVVIDEVQDLVGVRREMVEALLDRFQEESGFTVVGDSAQAVYGFQVSDPDQRAEETDRFLDWVRASFGEDLAELHLSDNFRARTDLARIALPHGARLHRLSRDPARAAEEAERIHGDLRSLLLTTQNFGSLDEEYVQHALRDYPGTTAVLCRDNGQVLTLSGLLSNAGIPHTLQRSARERSAPPWLAELLGVTGASLLSEDRFRELLAELKLPREDSPGSLWRSVRKVAGGPRGTVEVPALHRALAEQRLPDELTTVRSAPVVVSTVHRAKGLEFDRVLVVEPRTLKAPRRVEKKKYDYDPAAEARLLYVAMTRARDDLYVLDAPSSWLVRKDRRLDRWYLGGRSSWARNGIELLGDDVSHSLPPGTEDFFADARDLTEHLRTGVSVGDPAELELLHTIPVAADQSPPYAVVVAGRRIAVVSERFRTDLQRMLRRNLNASVENWPPLISGLRVDCVESVAGDPAATERAGLGEHGVWLAPRVSGLGRFHWYNGQTDGTGGSTE from the coding sequence GTGAGCGCCTTCGTCGAGGAGCACCCACTGACCGCTGAGCAGCAGACTGTGGTGGACCAGCCCTGGGACGCCCGCGTCCTGGTCACCGCCGGGGCCGGTGCAGGCAAGACGTACACCTTGGTCCGACGGCTCGACGCCCTGGTGGAACGGGAGGAGTTGGAAGCCGGCGAGATCCTGGTGCTCAGCTTCTCCCGAGCCGCAGTGCGCGAGTTGACCGAGCGGATCGAGCGGCACGCGACTGCCGCGCAGCGGGTCCGGGTGCAAACCTTCGACGCCTGGGCAGCGGCGCTGCTGGCCCGTGCGTACCCGGAGCCCGACTGGTCCACGGTCGACTTCGACGGTCGGATCGAGGCCGCCATCGAGGCGATCGATCACGGAGCAGTGGAGGTCGGAGAGCACGGGGTACCCGCCCACGTGGTCATCGACGAGGTACAGGATCTCGTCGGGGTGCGTCGGGAGATGGTAGAGGCGCTGCTCGACCGGTTCCAGGAGGAGTCCGGATTCACGGTGGTCGGCGACTCCGCACAGGCTGTTTACGGATTTCAGGTGTCAGATCCGGACCAACGGGCCGAGGAGACCGATCGGTTCCTGGACTGGGTTCGAGCCAGTTTCGGCGAGGACCTGGCCGAGCTGCACCTCAGCGACAACTTCCGTGCCCGAACCGACCTGGCCCGCATCGCTCTACCGCACGGTGCCCGTCTGCATCGACTGTCACGCGACCCGGCGCGAGCCGCGGAGGAGGCGGAGCGCATCCATGGTGACCTTCGTTCGCTGCTCCTGACCACACAGAACTTCGGCAGCCTGGACGAGGAGTACGTACAGCACGCGCTGCGCGACTATCCCGGCACCACGGCGGTGCTGTGCAGGGACAACGGCCAGGTGCTGACCCTCTCGGGGCTGCTGTCCAACGCCGGCATCCCTCACACTCTGCAGCGATCGGCACGGGAGCGTTCCGCCCCACCGTGGTTGGCCGAACTATTGGGTGTCACCGGGGCTTCGTTGCTGAGTGAGGATCGCTTCCGTGAGCTTCTCGCCGAACTGAAACTGCCGAGGGAGGATTCGCCCGGTTCACTGTGGCGTTCGGTGCGCAAGGTCGCAGGTGGACCGCGCGGAACCGTGGAGGTCCCCGCATTGCACCGGGCACTCGCCGAACAGCGGCTGCCCGACGAACTGACCACCGTTCGATCCGCCCCGGTGGTCGTGTCTACCGTGCATCGGGCCAAGGGCCTGGAGTTCGACCGGGTCCTGGTGGTCGAACCGCGGACACTGAAGGCACCTCGCCGGGTGGAGAAGAAGAAGTACGACTACGACCCGGCGGCAGAGGCCCGACTGCTGTACGTGGCAATGACCCGGGCACGCGACGACCTGTACGTTCTCGACGCACCGAGTTCCTGGCTGGTGCGCAAGGACCGGCGGCTTGACCGCTGGTACCTGGGCGGCCGCAGCTCCTGGGCTCGCAACGGCATCGAACTTCTGGGCGACGATGTCTCGCACTCCCTGCCACCCGGCACCGAGGACTTCTTCGCGGACGCCCGGGACTTGACGGAGCATCTGCGCACCGGGGTGTCCGTCGGCGACCCCGCCGAACTGGAGCTGCTCCATACGATTCCGGTGGCCGCCGACCAGTCGCCCCCGTATGCCGTGGTGGTCGCGGGCCGCCGGATCGCCGTCGTCTCGGAGCGGTTCCGCACCGATCTGCAACGGATGCTCCGCCGCAACCTGAACGCATCGGTGGAGAACTGGCCGCCGCTCATCTCGGGGCTGCGGGTCGACTGTGTGGAGAGTGTGGCGGGCGACCCTGCCGCAACCGAACGAGCGGGCTTGGGCGAGCACGGGGTGTGGTTGGCTCCGCGGGTCAGTGGACTGGGGCGGTTCCACTGGTACAACGGGCAGACGGACGGAACCGGCGGGAGCACAGAGTGA
- a CDS encoding helicase-related protein, whose translation MSESIHQAHYALRDALSESLRDDLLGPVGGPEEVLSGDAPITMYPVGVLFPRTRPDEGHREPSEQEHAQDGLDSVPITRGTDDDAVDLGVSLANIRMPSSFGLTFAVNPRVAPRLRFTVRAAVYLPEDENGHPVAARRTEARSTGAQKEHWRRVQLPLEPVVLDVTVPGFVKPPAPLHPGLDLRVLVRPASDQHGTVTVTATVVNTHEVGQFDLRDAHCFYQPALEVTAAEGTEPPFVARPAVDGTADRELALSRMLHRHVPSFAIGHGCAAHWDWTPPPIGSKDNKLAAVAVVRTEFVPSHEVLLTDSNPAISTEALTMRGLGTAPTDEVVQALHRMLDGYREWIDGLAEQSLSLADTEHGPAAAEQLERCRRTLRRMHEGVGLLADPNRPEILRAFRLTNLAMAEQRARTAWIKGGRTGRPDVSSGRWRPFQISFVLICLAGIVDPEHDDRDVADLLWFPTGGGKTEAYLGLIAFTTFLRRVRDGGLGGGVTVLMRYTLRLLTLQQFERAATLICAMERIRAADPKMLGGEEISIGMWVGRSATPNRLSVAAEKLKQLWANPRLDLATENPVQLRTCPWCGEPLSPIDYAVDEAAGRMTIACPSVDCDFRTGLPVHLVDDAVYRARPTLVIATVDKFASLPWRPESAALFNLDAPAGTRPPELIVQDELHLISGPLGTLTGLYETAVDALAGCPKVVASTATIRRADEQGARLFARRVDQFPPAGLDSRDSWFAVETPRERKAARRYVGLLTSSTSQTTLLIRVYAALLHRAQTAKGAPEVKDAYWTLVGYFNSLRLLSAAELQVLDDVQERLDYLSVRDDGVRRRVDAITELSSRANSSDISRRLKEIERSFPERDVLDVLLATNMISVGVDVDRLGLMAVMGQPQTTAEYIQATSRVGRQHPGLVAVMLNSARSRDRSHYEDFQHFHSALYREVESTSVTPFSARARDRGLHAVVVALARLLLPVARPNEAAGRIEDFLEGLNSVVATVLLDRVAVVDPSELRTTTEAFEYFVDEWRWLAENNPGLVYEAPRGTHAPALLNGYEDEASDAWPTLWSLRDVDASSTFFEER comes from the coding sequence GTGAGCGAGTCGATCCACCAAGCCCACTACGCCTTGCGCGACGCCCTCTCGGAGTCGCTGCGTGACGATCTGCTCGGCCCCGTGGGTGGTCCGGAGGAGGTGCTCAGCGGCGACGCACCGATCACCATGTACCCGGTCGGGGTGTTGTTCCCCCGTACCCGGCCGGACGAGGGCCACCGCGAACCTTCAGAACAGGAGCATGCGCAGGACGGTCTGGACAGCGTGCCGATCACCCGCGGCACCGACGACGATGCTGTCGATCTGGGCGTGTCGCTGGCCAACATTCGGATGCCCTCGTCATTCGGACTGACCTTCGCGGTGAACCCCCGTGTCGCTCCGCGGCTGCGGTTCACTGTCCGGGCGGCGGTCTACCTGCCGGAAGACGAGAACGGTCACCCGGTCGCCGCGCGCCGGACCGAGGCCCGAAGCACCGGGGCGCAGAAGGAACACTGGCGGCGTGTCCAACTGCCTCTCGAACCCGTGGTCCTGGATGTGACGGTGCCCGGGTTCGTCAAGCCGCCGGCCCCGCTCCACCCCGGTCTCGACCTCCGGGTCCTGGTCCGCCCTGCCTCGGACCAGCACGGTACGGTGACCGTCACGGCGACCGTGGTGAACACCCACGAGGTGGGACAGTTCGACCTGCGCGACGCGCATTGCTTCTACCAACCGGCCCTGGAAGTTACTGCCGCGGAGGGCACAGAGCCTCCATTCGTGGCGCGGCCTGCAGTCGACGGCACCGCCGACCGTGAACTTGCGCTCAGCCGAATGCTGCACCGGCACGTGCCGAGCTTCGCCATCGGGCATGGTTGCGCCGCGCACTGGGACTGGACACCTCCACCTATCGGGTCGAAGGACAACAAGCTCGCGGCAGTCGCCGTCGTCCGGACCGAGTTCGTACCCTCCCACGAGGTGCTGCTGACCGACTCCAACCCGGCGATCTCCACCGAGGCACTTACCATGCGCGGTCTCGGCACCGCGCCCACCGATGAGGTCGTCCAGGCCCTGCACCGGATGCTCGACGGATACCGCGAGTGGATCGACGGCTTGGCTGAACAGAGCCTGTCGCTGGCCGACACCGAGCACGGCCCGGCCGCAGCCGAGCAGTTGGAGCGATGTCGCCGCACCCTCCGCCGGATGCACGAGGGTGTGGGCCTGCTGGCCGATCCGAACCGGCCCGAGATCCTGCGCGCCTTTCGGCTGACAAATCTCGCCATGGCGGAGCAGCGCGCCCGGACTGCCTGGATCAAGGGCGGCAGAACGGGGCGTCCCGACGTCTCGTCAGGTCGCTGGCGGCCGTTCCAGATTTCCTTCGTCCTGATCTGCCTGGCGGGCATTGTCGATCCCGAACACGACGACCGGGACGTTGCCGATCTGCTCTGGTTCCCCACCGGTGGTGGCAAAACCGAGGCCTACCTCGGGCTGATCGCCTTCACCACCTTCCTGCGCCGCGTGCGCGACGGTGGACTGGGCGGGGGTGTCACCGTCCTCATGCGTTACACGCTGCGGCTCCTGACGCTCCAGCAGTTCGAACGTGCCGCCACACTGATCTGCGCCATGGAAAGGATCCGGGCGGCCGACCCAAAGATGCTGGGTGGCGAGGAGATTTCGATCGGCATGTGGGTGGGCCGGTCCGCCACCCCCAACCGCCTGTCCGTGGCGGCCGAGAAGCTGAAACAGCTGTGGGCCAACCCGCGGCTGGACCTGGCGACCGAGAACCCGGTCCAGTTGCGCACCTGCCCGTGGTGCGGCGAACCGCTGTCCCCGATCGACTACGCGGTTGACGAGGCCGCGGGCCGGATGACGATCGCCTGTCCGTCCGTCGACTGCGACTTCCGCACCGGTCTGCCGGTGCACCTGGTCGACGATGCCGTCTACCGGGCCCGCCCCACTCTGGTGATCGCCACCGTCGACAAGTTCGCGTCGCTTCCGTGGCGCCCCGAGTCGGCGGCCCTGTTCAACCTGGACGCACCCGCCGGCACTCGGCCGCCGGAACTTATCGTCCAGGACGAACTCCACCTGATCTCGGGCCCATTGGGTACCTTGACCGGCCTCTACGAGACGGCCGTGGACGCCCTCGCGGGCTGTCCCAAGGTGGTCGCGTCGACCGCGACCATCCGCCGCGCCGACGAGCAGGGTGCCAGGTTGTTCGCCCGCCGGGTCGACCAGTTCCCGCCTGCGGGCCTGGACTCCCGTGACTCCTGGTTCGCGGTCGAGACACCCCGGGAGCGCAAAGCGGCCCGCCGGTACGTGGGCCTGTTGACCTCCAGCACCAGTCAGACGACGCTGCTGATCCGGGTCTACGCGGCGCTGCTGCACCGGGCGCAGACCGCAAAGGGCGCCCCGGAGGTGAAGGACGCGTACTGGACGCTGGTCGGTTACTTCAACAGCCTGCGGCTGCTGTCCGCCGCCGAGCTCCAGGTGCTGGACGACGTCCAGGAGCGGCTCGACTATCTGTCGGTCCGCGACGACGGCGTTCGGCGTCGGGTCGATGCGATCACCGAGTTGAGCAGCCGGGCCAATTCCAGTGACATTTCCCGCCGGTTGAAGGAGATCGAACGCTCCTTTCCGGAGCGGGACGTCCTCGACGTCCTGCTGGCCACCAACATGATCTCGGTCGGTGTGGACGTCGACCGGCTTGGTCTGATGGCGGTCATGGGCCAGCCGCAGACCACCGCCGAGTACATTCAGGCCACCAGCCGCGTCGGCCGGCAGCACCCGGGGCTGGTGGCCGTGATGCTCAACTCCGCCCGTTCCCGCGACCGGTCGCACTACGAGGACTTCCAGCACTTCCACTCCGCGCTGTACCGCGAGGTCGAGTCGACCAGCGTGACGCCGTTCTCGGCCCGGGCCAGGGACCGCGGCTTGCACGCGGTGGTCGTGGCGCTGGCCCGGCTGTTGCTACCAGTTGCACGGCCGAACGAGGCGGCGGGCAGGATCGAGGATTTCCTCGAGGGCCTGAACAGCGTCGTCGCGACGGTCCTCCTCGACCGGGTTGCCGTGGTCGATCCGAGCGAACTCCGCACAACCACCGAGGCATTCGAGTACTTCGTCGACGAATGGAGGTGGCTCGCCGAGAACAATCCCGGTCTGGTCTACGAGGCGCCTCGGGGCACCCACGCGCCTGCGCTACTGAACGGCTACGAGGACGAGGCCTCGGATGCCTGGCCCACTCTGTGGAGCCTACGCGACGTCGATGCCTCGTCCACCTTCTTCGAGGAGCGCTGA